The following DNA comes from Anopheles arabiensis isolate DONGOLA chromosome 3, AaraD3, whole genome shotgun sequence.
ctcgctctccctctctctcctgcGCTTTTTTTCAACCCTCGCCCGCTTGGGAAtggattttccattttccctcGTTCCGGGCTTCGCTTTGCTTCCTTCGTTTCCTGCCCCTTCCCTTCCACCTTCAACTATACAAACCGATTGTTGGTGAGGGAGGATTGGAAAGGAGGGAGTATGAAAGAGCCACTAACATTGAAATGATTTCGAATATGAACCGTTAGACTTATTCCGTTCATTTCTgtaacattttttgtttgtttgaaatatttaaaaattattgaagTGAAAGTTTTAAGACAATTTgaagattctgattattttaaaatgattctGTATGGTAAAAATACATTATTGGTAGAATATTCCCAAAATGATTATAAAGGATTTTGGGCAGAATTTGTACATCTGATTTTTACCAAACAATCGGATTAAAACAATCCCAAACAAACCAATTCATCTCCTCATTTTCATCTTTGAAGATCACATAACGATGTATCAAATGCTAAAATTTCCGATTGAATCGCTTTCCCTTCCAGAGGAGGAGAGCGGCATGTTGGATGAGGGAGCGGACGCATCCCTAGCGGCCGACGCCGACGACGGTTCGGACGAGGAGACCAACACGAAGGGCAACGCGCAGcaggacgaagacgacgatTACGAGCCAGAGGACAaccgcaagaagaagaagggcaaAAAGCGCAAAGCGCGCAGCAGCGACGAAAAGCGCGGccgcaagaagaaaaagcgcaAGAAGAACGACAGCGGCGACGAGAGCGACCAGAAGCAGAGCGATGACGGGGGAAGcagtgcggcggcggcggcagcggctgcagctgcagcggcCGCCGCTGCGGCCGCCGAGTCCGACTACGAGTCACGCCCGAAGCGTGGCCGAGATCGGAAGaagggcagcagcagtcgttcgggtgcggcggcggcggctgccaGCGAGGTGGAGAAGAAGTcggaggagaaggaaaagatGCCCACGATCCAGGAGGTGTGCAGCTCGTTCGATCTGACCGACGTGAAGATCGAGTACACGGAGGAGGATTTCGAGAATCTGGTCACGTTCAAGATGTTCCAGACGCACGTGCGGCCGATCCTGACGAAGGAGAATCCGCGCGTCCCGATGGCGAAGCTGATGATGCTGGTCGCGGCCAAGTGGCGCGAGTTCTGCACCCTCAACCCGAACATCTCGAGCGAGGACGCGACATCGGGCGAGACGGGCGGGCGGGAGGAGgagacggcggcggcggcgccgCCCACGCCCGAGTACGTGCCGAAGTCGAGCCGGTCGCGCAGCAAGACGGAAAACAAGCACGACGACATGGTgtacgacgacgaggacgaggaggaagaggaggaggtggagcgGGAGCGAACGCGCAAGAGCAAGAAGGGTAAGAgcggaggcggcggcggcggtggaggtagcagcagcagcaacaagaagGGCGGCGGCGGAGGAAACAGCCGCAAGCAGAAGGTGCCGACGCTGAAGATCAAGTTTGGCAAGCGCAAGAACGCCAGCTCGGACGAGGAGCAGGACGCGAGCGGCGGCTCGGAGCGCGAGTCGGACGCCGAGTTCGAGAAGATGCTGCAGCAGTCCGAGCCCGACACGCCGGAACGGGCGAAATCGGCCATCGGGGGCAGTGGTGGGGCCGATGGGGGCGCCGCGGACGAAGCGTCCGATCAGCCGGCGGTGCGCAAGAAGGCCAAAACCAAGATTGGCAACAagtcgaagaagaagaacaagtcGAAGAAGAGCAAATTCCCGGACGGTGGGGAGGAGGGCGAGCACGAGCACCAGGACTACTGCGAGGTGTGTCAGCAGGGCGGCGAGATCATCCTGTGCGACACGTGCCCCAAGGCGTACCATCTGGTGTGTCTCGATCCGGAGCTGGAGGACACGCCCGAGGGCAAGTGGTCGTGTCCGACGTGCGAGGCGGAGGGGCCGgccgacgaggacgacgacgagcaTCAGGAGTTTTGCCGGGTGTGCAAGGACGGCGGCGAGCTGCTGTGCTGCGACAATTGTCCCTCGGCGTACCACACGTTCTGTCTGAACCCGCCGCTCGACGACATTCCCGACGGGGAGTGGCGCTGTCCGCGCTGCAGCTGCCCGCCGCTCGCGGACAAGGTGCAGAAGATACTGACCTGGCGCTGGACCGACAAACCGATCAACCCGGACGAACCGTCCACGTCGAAgggtgcggcggcggcggccggcgGATCGACCCGGCGCCGCGAGTACTTCGTCAAGTGGCACGAGAAGTCGTACTGGCACTGCGACTGGATCACCGAGCTGCAGCTGGACGTGCACCATCCGCTCATGTTCCGGTACTACACGCGCAAGAACGACATGGAGGAGCCGCCCAAGCTGGAGGAGGCGCTGGACGAGGAGGACAACCGGTACAAGCGCATCCAGCGCATGCGCGAAACGAACTGCCAGCTGAACGAGACGGAGCTGGAGGAGAAGTACTACCGGTACGGCGTCAAGCCGGAATGGTTGATGGTGCACCGCGTGATCAACCACCGGACGATGCGCGACGGCCGCACGCTCTATCTGGTCAAGTGGCGCGAGCTGTCGTACGATCAGGCCACGtgggaggacgaggaggacgacaTTGCGGGGCTGAAGATGGCCATCGAGTACTATCTGGATTTGCGCGCCAACTGCTCGCAGGACATCGGTGGGTcgggcagcggcggcagcggcagcagcaagaagaacaagaagaagggcCGCCGTCGGCTGCGCgagctggaggaggaggagcgcaCGGCCGGGGTGAAGCGCTACACGCCACCGCCGGAAAAGCCGACCACGGATCTGAAGCGCAAGTTCGAGGTGCAGCCACCGTACCTGGACGAGACGGGCATGCGGCTGCATCCGTACCAGCTGGAGGGCATCAACTGGTTGCGCTACTCGTGGGCGAACGGCACCGATACGATACTGGCCGACGAGATGGGGCTGGGCAAGACGATCCAGACGGCCACTTTCCTGTACTCGCTCTATAAGGAGGGCCACTGCCGTGGTCCGTTCTTGGTGGCGGTCCCGCTCTCGACCATCATCAACTGGGAGCGTGAGTTTGAAACGTGGGCGCCGGACTTTTACTGCATCACGTACGTCGGCGACAAGGAGTCGCGTGCCGTCATTCGCGAAAATGAGCTGTCCTTCGAGGAAGGAGCAGTGCGCGGCGGCAAAGCGTCCCGCATTCGGGCGAGCTCGATCAAATTCAACGTGCTGCTGACCAGTTACGAGCTGATCTCGATCGATGCGGCCTGCCTCGGGTCGATCGATTGGTccgtgctggtggtggatgaAGCGCATCGTCTCAAATCGAACCAGAGCAAGTTCTTCAAGGTGTTGAACGCGTACAACATCGCGTacaagctgctgctgaccgGTACGCCGCTGCAGAACAACCTCGAGGAGCTGTTCCATCTGCTCAACTTCCTCAACAAGAGCAAGTTCAACGAGCTGGCCGAGTTCCAGAACGAGTTCGCCGACATCTCGAAGGAGGAGCAGGTGAAGCGGCTGCACGAGATGCTCGGTCCGCACATGCTGCGTCGGCTGAAGGCGGACGTGCTGAAGAACATGCCCACCAAGTCGGAGTTTATCGTGCGCGTGGAGCTGTCGCCGCTGCAGAAGAAGTACTACAAGTACATCCTGACGCGCAACTACGAGGCGCTCAACCCGAAGGGCGGTGGCGGCGCCTGCTCGCTGATTAACATCATGATGGATCTGAAGAAGTGCTGCAACCATCCGTATCTGTTTGCGGCCGCCGCGGAGGAGGCACAGCTCGGCCCGGGCGGTAACTACGAGCTGCAGTCGCTGACGAAGGCGGCCGGcaagctggtgctgctggagaAGATGCTGAGGCTGCTGAAATCGCAGGGCCACCGGGTGCTGATCTTCTCGCAGATGACGAAGATGCTGGACATACTGGAGGACTTCCTGGAGGGGCTGGGCTACAAGTACGAGCGTATCGATGGTGGCATTACGGGCAGCATTCGGCAGGAGGCGATCGATCGGTTCAATGCACCGGGAGCGCCACAGTTCTGCTTCCTGCTGTCGACACGTGCCGGCGGTCTCGGCATTAACCTGGCGACGGCCGACACCGTCATCATTTACGATTCGGACTGGAACCCGCACAACGACATCCAGGCGTTCTCGCGCGCCCATCGTATCGGGCAGGCGAACAAGGTGATGATCTACCGGTTCGTGACGCGCAACTCGGTCGAGGAGCGCGTGACGCAGGTGGCGAAGCGCAAGATGATGCTGACGCATCTGGTCGTGCGGCCCGGTATGGGCGGCAAGGGCACGAACTTCACCAAGCAGGAGCTGGACGACATCCTGCGCTTCGGCACGGAGGAGCTGTTCAAGGAGGACGGAAAGGACGAGGAGGCGATCCATTACGACGATAAGGCGGTGGCGGAGCTGCTGGACCGCTCGAACAAgggcgtggaggagaaggaaaacTGGGCGAACGAGTATCTGTCCTCGTTCAAGGTCGCGTCCTACTCGACCAAGGAGGAcgtggaggaggaggcggaAACGGAGGTGATCAAGCAGGAGGCCGAAAACTCGGACCCGGCGTACTGGGTGAAGCTGCTGCGGCACCACTACGAGCAGCACCAGGAGGATCTGTCCCGCACGCTCGGCAAGGGCAAGCGCGTGCGCAAGCAGGTGAACTACACGGACGGTGGCGTCATACAGGCGGACCCGGTGAAGGAGGACTCGACCTGGCAGGAGAACGTGTCGGACTACAACAACTCGGACTACTCGGGCGCGTCGGACGAGGACcgggacgaggacgacgaggagaGCGAGCTGGGCCGACGCAGCCGGCGGCGCATCGAGCGCAAGGAGGCGGAGCGGGACAAccggccgctgccgccgctgctggcGCGCGTCGGTGGCAACATCGAGGTGCTCGGCTTCAATGCGCGCCAGCGCAAGAGCTTCCTGAACGCGATCATGCGCTACGGCATGCCGCCCCAGGACGCGTTCCACTCGCAGTGGCTGGTGCGCGATCTGCGCGGCAAGTCGGAGCGCATCTTCAAGGCGTACGTGTCGCTGTTCATGCGGCATCTGTGCGAGCCCGGCGCGGACAATGCGGAAACGTTCGCGGACGGGGTGCCGCGCGAAGGGCTCAGCCGGCAGCACGTGCTGACGCGCATCGGCGTGATGTCGCTGATCCGCAAGAAGGTGCAGGAGTTTGAGCACATCAACGGGTACTACAGCATGCCGGAGCTGATCAAGCGCCCGTGTGAGCCGGTCAAGATTGCCGTCGCCGCTCCGGCTGCTGTTGGGGCGGCGCCAGGTGGTGAGGGTACGTCCGGGAcggccggtgctgctgctccagccAGTGGAGAAACGTCCAAATCGGCCACGACGAGCACGAGTGCAACGCCGGCGACCAGTGCTGCGCCCAGCCCGGCCCCGAACGCCAGTGCGTCCGGCGATAAGGAGGAGGAACAACAGTCGGGTGAAAAGGCGACCGATGGCGGTGACAAAGAAAAGCCAACGGACAGTGGTAATGGCACAACACCGGCCGAGGAGGGCGAAAAAGCGGCTGAAGTGAAGAAGGAAGTGAAAGAGGAAGGGGCGGACGATGCGACCGACAAGAAGTCGGCGGGCGACAACAAGAAGGATGAAAGCAGCGGCGAGGTCTCAGCGAAGGATGAACCGATGGACACCGACGGGGAGAAGAAGGACGACAAGCAACCGTCCGGTGAGGAGGCGATCGATCTGAAGAGTGTCAAGACCGAGGAGGATGCGGGTGCGGTAGCGCCGAAGAAGGAAGCTGGCGACGAGAAGGAAAAGTCCGAGGAGAAGAAGCCAGCGGACGGAGCGGCGAAGAGCAGCGCGGAAGAGGCGAAGAAAGCACCGGTGGAAGCCAAGAAGGAGGCCGAGGAAgaggacgatgacgatgaggtGAAGTTCGTGGAGGATGGCAGCACGCTGCCGCCGGTGGTGAAGAAACAGGAGCCGGAAACGAAGCCGGCGCCGGCCCCAGCACCagccaccacgaccaccaccaccaccacgatcgatgacgatgacgatgatgtggTGTTTGTGaaggacgatgacgatgacgtgAAGAAGCCGGAACCGGTGCAGGAGAATCTGGAGGTGCACAAGCGCGCGTTCATGTTCAACATCGCGGACGGTGGCTTCACCGAGCTGCACACGCTGTGGATCAACGAGGAGAAGGCGGCGGTCCCGGGACGGGAGTACGAAATCTGGCACCGCCGGCACGACTACTGGCTGCTGGCGGGCATCGTCACGCACGGGTACGGCCGCTGGCAGGACATCCAGAACGACATCCGGTTCGCGATCATCAACGAACCGTTCAAGATGGACGTGGGCAAGGGCAACTTCCTCGAGATCAAGAACAAGTTCCTGGCCCGCCGGTTCAAGCTGCTCGAGCAGTCGCTCGTCATCGAGGAGCAGCTGCGCCGGGCCGCCCTGCTCAATCTTGCCCAGGATCCGGCCCATCCGGCGATGGCGCTGAATGCCCGGTTCGCCGAGGTGGAGTGTTTGGCGGAATCGCATCAGCATCTGAGCAAGGAGTCGCTCGCCGGCAACAAGCCCGCCAACGCCGTGCTGCACAAGGTGCTGAACCAGCTCGAGGAGCTGCTGTCGGACATGAAGTCGGACGTGTCGCGGCTGCCGGCGACGCTGGCCCGCATCCCGCCCGTCGCCCAGCGGCTGCAGATGTCGGAGCGTTCGATCCTGTCGCGCCTGGCTGCTACGGGCAACACGGTGCAGCAGAATCGTAAGTGTCCTTTGCTTGATTTTTTCATTCACAGTAACATTGTATTATAatgaaacgatttttttttatcaccacctccccctcccctcaaACAGCACCCATGTCCCAGTTCCCGCCGGGCTACCAGGGCACGACACTGCCGGGCTTtgcagcggccgccgccgcgAACTTTGCCACCTTCCGGCCCACCTTCTCGGTGCCCGGCCAGCCGACCAACTTCCCCAGCGGCGCCGGTGCGGCCGGTTCCAGCTCGTCCGGCAAGTAAAGGCGCTCTTCTTCGATTTGCCTGCATAACTGATATGATGCTGCTTCCCCTTGCTGCATCTATCAAGGGGCCACTGAAACTGCTATCAATTAGCTCTGGTGCAATCGTCGTTGGATTGTggattgtgtgcgtgtgtttagtAAGAGGCCAGTGTGGGATAGTAAGggaaaagttgtttttttttttcacttctgccgggtgtgtgcgtgagcaATGATAGTATATGTGATGTGTATCTCCCCTTTTTTTACAATGACTTTCTTCTTCGCATACAATttaattatcttttttataatatttagaATAACGAACcaccacagaacacacacatacaaacgaaTAACGAATTCATTGGCGGGAAGAAGTAACAGTACGAGGCACACTTTCACCCTCAGAAATGCACTTGCGATAATTGTGTAGCATCCTGATTGGACAAAATTTGGATTTAAGGAAGGACTCATTTTATTGTGCGCAACAAAAATAGATACACATTTCTGAACGGGATTGCAGAGGAATCAGTACTAGGTAGAGGAGGGAAGCATAATCTGCTTCGGGGCGTGCGTATAGCGATTGTGTaagaaagcaaacaaccaCTTAAATTAAGACAAGATTAGCGAGTAACATACGGTACCGTAACGTTAGGATTGGGCTGCGCTCCCAGGGGCGTCAGCAAATTACCTGTGTAAGCATATAAATTATCGACTAAAAACACTGGCAAACCGGGCTTCTAAAACACGGTTCAAATAAActctcaccaaaaaaaaagcaaaattgaaGTGTCTGAccttttcattaaaatgtatttagaTAAAAGGCTTGAATTTGAGGAACGAGCAGCACAGAAAGCTATTCGCTAAATACAATGTTGGTGTTGGGCGATGTTTGGCCATATTGTTCGCTAACAACTGCAAACTTCCAACGTAGCACTTGCAGGGTTTCTCTTCGTTGGCATCGAATGACAGCAATTTGTACggatttttgatttttataattattcacAGTAAATATATTTTACCTAATTAACAATTTAAGTGCAAAAGCTACCTGTAAATCTATCTAATATTACCATGTTTGTATCCTCAAGTTATATGTTCTATGTAAGGCACATGGCAAGCCATGGAGCTAAGTGCAGCATCATTTGATGGAAGCCCACATTGAACGAATGAAGGTACCACAAAGCAAAACGGGAACAATAGAGTGGAAAATTCCATCCAACCAATAAAAAGGAACACAGCTCCTTGTTACGATGCCTCCATCGTCAACTACCTGCTCGAGTTTTTGGTTCGGAAACTTTCCACAACATAATTAACCATTCAAACGAGCTTTTCCTATTGGCGCGAAGGTAGTCAAAGACAGGCAGGTAGACTTGTGGTTGGAAAATTTTCCACTCGCACCGATGGCACCCAATTTGGCACCCAGCAGGATGCCGGCCTAGGAAGAAAGGTGAAAGGAATAaaatttccaacaaaaaaagccgcGCCATATCCGAAACggaagaaaatgtaaacaaaacgtgCGTTGTCAACGCCGCGCCAAGGTCGTTTCGGGGCGCGCTCTCCCGGCGTTGtgccatctctctctctctctctctcgcttgctcGTTCGCTGACTCTCTGTCTCGCATTGGCCGGTTGAAAAGAGTGAGCATGGAGCGACCGCTCGCAGGATGTcattctctcactctctcattCTCCGTTTCAGCGACTGATAGCAAGCGGGCAGAATGAAAGAGACAACAGCATATATCACGGAGTATCACAGCTTGTTTGTGGGGACTTTGGAGGTAGTGGATGCGCACGGCGGCAGCTGTACTTCAAACGTTGCGAAAAGCATTCATTTGACGGATAGCAGCGATAGCGTGAGGTCGTTCTTCCCGCGCCTCGACATTCTTCTGTCAGTTCAGTGTGCGCAGCGTTcccgcgtgtgcgtgtgtgtgtgtgttagtgaaATTATTGTTGTGCTGTGTCGGTATTTCTCCGGACGCGTCCGGCGCGCGCCCTTTTGGATTTTATCAGTGATTAATCATCCCAAAACCGCCTGCTCCCGTGCCCACGATGGACGTAATAGTgagtg
Coding sequences within:
- the LOC120900237 gene encoding chromodomain-helicase-DNA-binding protein Mi-2 homolog: MASDEEIDESIAEEESGMLDEGADASLAADADDGSDEETNTKGNAQQDEDDDYEPEDNRKKKKGKKRKARSSDEKRGRKKKKRKKNDSGDESDQKQSDDGGSSAAAAAAAAAAAAAAAAAESDYESRPKRGRDRKKGSSSRSGAAAAAASEVEKKSEEKEKMPTIQEVCSSFDLTDVKIEYTEEDFENLVTFKMFQTHVRPILTKENPRVPMAKLMMLVAAKWREFCTLNPNISSEDATSGETGGREEETAAAAPPTPEYVPKSSRSRSKTENKHDDMVYDDEDEEEEEEVERERTRKSKKGKSGGGGGGGGSSSSNKKGGGGGNSRKQKVPTLKIKFGKRKNASSDEEQDASGGSERESDAEFEKMLQQSEPDTPERAKSAIGGSGGADGGAADEASDQPAVRKKAKTKIGNKSKKKNKSKKSKFPDGGEEGEHEHQDYCEVCQQGGEIILCDTCPKAYHLVCLDPELEDTPEGKWSCPTCEAEGPADEDDDEHQEFCRVCKDGGELLCCDNCPSAYHTFCLNPPLDDIPDGEWRCPRCSCPPLADKVQKILTWRWTDKPINPDEPSTSKGAAAAAGGSTRRREYFVKWHEKSYWHCDWITELQLDVHHPLMFRYYTRKNDMEEPPKLEEALDEEDNRYKRIQRMRETNCQLNETELEEKYYRYGVKPEWLMVHRVINHRTMRDGRTLYLVKWRELSYDQATWEDEEDDIAGLKMAIEYYLDLRANCSQDIGGSGSGGSGSSKKNKKKGRRRLRELEEEERTAGVKRYTPPPEKPTTDLKRKFEVQPPYLDETGMRLHPYQLEGINWLRYSWANGTDTILADEMGLGKTIQTATFLYSLYKEGHCRGPFLVAVPLSTIINWEREFETWAPDFYCITYVGDKESRAVIRENELSFEEGAVRGGKASRIRASSIKFNVLLTSYELISIDAACLGSIDWSVLVVDEAHRLKSNQSKFFKVLNAYNIAYKLLLTGTPLQNNLEELFHLLNFLNKSKFNELAEFQNEFADISKEEQVKRLHEMLGPHMLRRLKADVLKNMPTKSEFIVRVELSPLQKKYYKYILTRNYEALNPKGGGGACSLINIMMDLKKCCNHPYLFAAAAEEAQLGPGGNYELQSLTKAAGKLVLLEKMLRLLKSQGHRVLIFSQMTKMLDILEDFLEGLGYKYERIDGGITGSIRQEAIDRFNAPGAPQFCFLLSTRAGGLGINLATADTVIIYDSDWNPHNDIQAFSRAHRIGQANKVMIYRFVTRNSVEERVTQVAKRKMMLTHLVVRPGMGGKGTNFTKQELDDILRFGTEELFKEDGKDEEAIHYDDKAVAELLDRSNKGVEEKENWANEYLSSFKVASYSTKEDVEEEAETEVIKQEAENSDPAYWVKLLRHHYEQHQEDLSRTLGKGKRVRKQVNYTDGGVIQADPVKEDSTWQENVSDYNNSDYSGASDEDRDEDDEESELGRRSRRRIERKEAERDNRPLPPLLARVGGNIEVLGFNARQRKSFLNAIMRYGMPPQDAFHSQWLVRDLRGKSERIFKAYVSLFMRHLCEPGADNAETFADGVPREGLSRQHVLTRIGVMSLIRKKVQEFEHINGYYSMPELIKRPCEPVKIAVAAPAAVGAAPGGEGTSGTAGAAAPASGETSKSATTSTSATPATSAAPSPAPNASASGDKEEEQQSGEKATDGGDKEKPTDSGNGTTPAEEGEKAAEVKKEVKEEGADDATDKKSAGDNKKDESSGEVSAKDEPMDTDGEKKDDKQPSGEEAIDLKSVKTEEDAGAVAPKKEAGDEKEKSEEKKPADGAAKSSAEEAKKAPVEAKKEAEEEDDDDEVKFVEDGSTLPPVVKKQEPETKPAPAPAPATTTTTTTTIDDDDDDVVFVKDDDDDVKKPEPVQENLEVHKRAFMFNIADGGFTELHTLWINEEKAAVPGREYEIWHRRHDYWLLAGIVTHGYGRWQDIQNDIRFAIINEPFKMDVGKGNFLEIKNKFLARRFKLLEQSLVIEEQLRRAALLNLAQDPAHPAMALNARFAEVECLAESHQHLSKESLAGNKPANAVLHKVLNQLEELLSDMKSDVSRLPATLARIPPVAQRLQMSERSILSRLAATGNTVQQNPPMSQFPPGYQGTTLPGFAAAAAANFATFRPTFSVPGQPTNFPSGAGAAGSSSSGK